AGAACGTTTCCTGCATCTAACAAACACGTCTGCAATTCAGGCGTCATTTCCAAACGTTTATATAGGGAGACAGAAAATTTCTACGCAATTAAAGTCCAGTCTTGAGCGTTTAAAGATTTCCAATTCCATGGCGGAACTGGGAACCGATTTTTGCCAGTTCAAATCCCCGGATCCCGTCACCGACCCTTACCTTGTCAATTTTAGCCCCGAGGGCGCCAGTCTGCTGGGCCTGACCCCGGACTGCGTTAACGATCCTGATTTTGTTCAGATTTTTTCTGGCAATCAAGAACTGCCCGGTTCCCGTCCTTTGGCGATGGCTTATTCAGGCCACCAGTTCGGTTCATACAACCCGCGCCTGGGGGATGGACGCGGACTGCTTCTCACCGAAATCGATGCCGGCCACGGGTCCTGGGATGTTTACCTGAAAGGTTGCGGTCCCACACGTTTTTCCAGAGGCTTCGACGGTCGCGCCACACTGCGCTCTTCCATCCGCGAGTATTTGGCGGGAGAAGCCTTGCACGCGCTCGGCGTCCCCACAACCCGCGCTCTGGCCCTCATCGGCATTCGCGATTTGATTTACAGACAACGCCCGGAACTGGCGGCGATCGTCGTTCGTCTGAGCGATTCGCATATCCGCTTTGGCAGTTTTGAATTTTTTCATTACACCAATCAACCCGACAAGACCACCCGCTTACTCGACTACACTATTGAAAAACAGTTTTCAGAATTTGCCTCGCTTCCCGACAAATATCTGTTGTTCTTCCGCGAGGTCATCAAACGCACGGCGACGATGATCGCGCTCTGGCAATCCGTCGGCTTTGTGCATGGCGTGATGAATACCGACAATATGTCGATTACCGGAGCGACTTTCGACTACGGCCCCTTCGGCTTCATCGACAGATTCAACCCGCATTTCTCTCCAAATTCTTCGGATCATAACGGACGTTACGCTTACGGTCAGCAACCGGAGATCGGTCACTGGAATCTGGGCAAACTGGGGGAAACCTTGACGCACCTGATCGACCCGGACGACCTTGAAAGCGAATTGAAAAACTATCAACCGGTATACAACCAGACATTAAAAGAACTGTTCGGAAGAAAGCTGGGATTGCAGGCGCTGGACGAATCCTTTTCCGATCTGGTCGGGCGCATGTTCAATCTTCTCAGCAAAAGCCAGGCTGATTTCACAAATTTTTTCAGACTCCTCGCCGAATACCCCGAAGGCTCCTGGCAGGATTTGAACAATTATTTCGACGACAAGGCCGCGCTCGATGAATGGCTCAATCTGTACAAAAAATTGATCGATCGTGAGGGGGAGGATTTCGCCGACCGCAATCAGGCAATGAACCAGGTCAACCCCCGGTTCATCCTGCGCAATCACCTCTTGGAACGAGCGATCAGCAAGGCCCTCCAGCAATCAGATTTTTCCGAAGTGGAGCGCCTGCGTCTGCTCTGTCTCAATCCCTTCGACAACGCTCCGGGTGATTGGGACGAAACGGATATTTATTTTGACGACACCCCGCAGTCCTTTGTCGAATGGCGCCTGAGTTGTTCCGCCTGACTGCCGACGACAAAGAATACACCTGAAAGGATACTGTTATGATAAGAATGGATGCAGAAGTCACGGAGGTCGTGTGCCCTCCCAACCAAGCGGGACAAAGTCGTGCGATCTCGGTTTGGGTGCCGGACACGGAAGAGCACATCGAATTCACCCTCAGGCTTGAAGATTTTCAAAAACTCAATCTTGCCGAGGGCGACAACATCACAATCAAAATCGAGAAAAAATTCGACGTGGATGCGCTCGCCCGAGACCTCTTGAATAATACCTGATCGTTCGGCCCCGGTCGCCGTCTGTAAACACATGACTGATTTAACACAACTGGGGGAATTTGGTTTCATCGGAAAAGTGGACCGTTTGCTCACCGCAAAATCTGCCAGCGTCCATAAAGGCATCGGCGACGATTGCGCAGTTTATGAAGAACGCGGCGGCAAGCGCTACGTCGCATCGACCGACGCGCTGATCGAAACCGTGCACTTCAAGCTCACAACCACAACGCCCGAACAACTGGGGATGAAATGCATCTCCGTCAACGTCAGCGACGTGGCGGCAATGGGAGCCGTTCCGCAAAGCGCGCTGATATCCCTCGGCATTCCAAAAACAATCTCCTATGCTTTTCTCAAACGCTTTTACCGCGGCATCAATCGGGCTTGCTCTGCATACGGCATTCAACTCGCCGGCGGCGACACCGTGTCCTCTCCCAAACACCTGTTCATCAATATAACGATCTTCGGGGAAGGCAAAGCCAGGCGCATCTTTTACCGTTCCGGCGCCCGGCCCGGCGACGCGATCCTGACTACCGGCTTTCTTGGAGACTCGGCGCTGGGCCTGAAAATATTATCCAGTCCCAGGCGCGCCTGGAAGCTGTCCAAAGCAGACCGACGCTATCTCACGGAAAGACATCTCAATCCCAGAGCTCGCTCTCTTGAAGCCCAAAAACTGGCCAACTCTTCCCTGCGTGTCACCTCAATGATTGACATCAGCGACGGGCTGATACAAGACCTCAAACATCTTGACGCCGCCTCTGGAACCGGATCAATTATAGACTCCGCACAACTTCCTCTTTCACCCGCCTTCAAACGGGTATGTGCCGCTAATAAATTGAATTTATGGGAATTAGCTCTGAGCGGTGGAGAGGACTATGAATTATTGTTTACTTTAAATCCCTTAGATGTTAAAAAAATAACCAAATTATTCGACAAGACCCATTCCGGGGCGGTTCCGATTGGGGAGATAACAGCTCTCCCTGGCAAATTATTGCTGAAAGATCTCGAAGGCCGACCTCAATCCGTTAAAAACTTGATGGGCTATCAACATTTTTAATTGGAAATGGGCGATTCTTTGTTATTGGCGCAGAGCTTCGACTCTCGTCAGAATTCCTTCCATTTGAAGGAAACCCAGCCCATGTGGAGTCATTTTTAATTTTGGACGACCCGATATTACCGCGCTCCATTCTTCTATTCATACTTCTTTGTTGTTCCGCCTTTTTCTCCGCCTGCGAAGCGGCTTTTTTCTCACTCAATTCACTTCAAACTGAAGATTTAAAGGAGAAAAAAGGTCGTTCAGGGAGATTCGTCCATGAACTCCTGGAGAAACCGCGCGACCTTCTCATCACCATTTATATAGGCAACGAGCTGGTCAACATCGGTTGCTCCGTCGTCGTGACCTCCATCGCCATCACTCTGTTTGGAAGCATCGGCGTCGGCATCGCTATCGGCGTGGGAACGCTGTTGCTTCTGATCTTTGGAGAAATTTTCCCGAAAAGCCTGTCGCTCAAATCTGCCGCTCCATATGCCCTGATCGCGGCCTATCCCTTGAAAATTTTTTCAGTGCTTGTTCATCCCGCACGCCGTTTTTTCACGCATATCGCTGAAAAATTTATCGCTATGATTGGATTCGGCAAACTGGTTGACAAGGACTCCATGATCACGGATGAAGAATTCAAGGCCATGGTGCAAATGGGAGAAGGCGACGGCGTACTCGATTCCGAAGAAAGCACGATGATTCATAACGTCATCGAATTTGGCGAAACAACGGCCGGCGACATCATGGTCCCCAAGATCGACATGGTGACGATGGAAAACGAAAACTCGTTTCAAAATATTCTACCGAAAATCATGGAGAATTTTTTCGCAAGAGTCCCCGTTCTCAGCGAAGACGGCGAAACCGTGATCGGCATCCTCTATACCAAGGAACTGATTCGCTATAAAAATCTGCCGCCAGAAAATTTCAATCTGAAGAACATGCTTCACCCCCCGCATTTCGTCCCCAAGTCAAAAAAAATCAAAGAACTCCTCGAAGAATTTCGCAAGATGAAACAGCACCTTGCCATCGTGCTCGATGAGTATGGTAGCCTCAGCGGACTCATCACGCTGGAAGATATTCTGGAGGAACTGGTGGGTGAGATTGATAGCGAAATGCGTAAGGAAGAGGAACCCTTTGTCAAAATCAAAGACAACACCTATCGAATGGCCGCGAACTACTCCATATACGACTTCAACCAGAACTTCGCTCAACCCTTACCGGAAGACGGTCACGAAACCGTTGGCGGGCTGGTCTTTGGGCTATTCGGTCGCGTTCCCCGTAGCGGTGAAACTGTTTCTCTCGGCTGTTACAAATTCCACATCGAGAAGATGAAAGGCGCAAGAATCATTTCACTGCGTCTGAACGTAATGGAGATCAATGAACCCGAAAACCCGATTGAGGACGACGCTAAATAAATGGACCTCTTACCATCATTGGTTTTCATCGCTTTGTTCATCTTGTTTGAGGCCTTTTTCTCCGGCTCTGAAATTGCGTTGATCTCGGTCAACCGGGCGCGCTTACGGCAAAACGCTGAGGCTGGAGACGAAAGAGCTAAAACCATATTGGAGTTTTTGAAAAACCCGGAACGCCTCTTCGCAACCACATCATTGGGAACCAATCTATCCGTCGTCTCTTCGACTGCAATTTTCACCGGCTACATGGTTGAAAATTTTGGAAAAAGCGGAGAATGGATGGCCATGCTCATCATCTCTCCTCTGATTCTGTTTGGCGGCGAAATCGTACCAAAAATCATTTTTCAGAATCGAGCCGATGAACTCTCGCAATCCCTTGCAGCCCCGCTGACTTTTTTCAGCAAATTATTTTATCCCTTCATTATCTGGACCTGCCGCGCTACGGAAAACGTTTCTCGCGGCGTTCTCGGCGACGATAACGACAACGAAGCCACCTTCAGCCGGGATCAGATACGCCGTATCGTCAGCCTCGATTCACAAACCATACACCTCGGGCCGACCGAGCGTAAAATCATTCACCGCATATTCAATTTCGGAGAAATCGCCGTTGAACAATGCATGACCCCTCTCGTTCAAATGTTCGCCGTCAGCGACGCCACGACCATGGAGGAAGCGCACAAAATGGCGATCGACTCCGGTTGTTCGCGGCTTCCGATCTTTCATCAACGCATCCACAACATCATCGGCGTGATGAATACCTTTGACCTGATCGACCAGCCCATTGACAGCAGTTCCATATCGCCCATCGTTCGCCCGGCCTATTACGTGCCGCCCAGCAAAAAGATCGACGACCTGCTCAAAGAACTGCAAACGCGCGGACTTCACATGGCGATCGTGGTGGATGAATATGGCGGCTGTATTGGTTTGGCGACAGTAGAAGATCTTCTGGAAGAAATCGTCGGCGAAATCGAAGATGAATTCGACAAGATGGGAAAACAATACGAAAATTATTCCGACGGGGACTATCTCATCGAAGCGAGTATGGAAATTGAATCCATCAATGAAACCCTCGGGCTGAACCTACCCAATGAAGAAGACTTTGAGACGCTTGGCGGTCTGATCATTCACCATCTCGAAAAAATCCCTTCCCCCGGCGATCAGATCACCCTCAACGGTTATCGTTTGACCGTCAAGGAAGCCAGCAAGCGACGTGTGATATCGATTATCGTGAGGCAGTTGAACCCGGAAAACGAAGACGACGCTAACGGTAAAACCAGCGACAACGATTGACCGTCAATCAATTTCCCGCATGCGCTCAAGCTCCTGGTAAGCGCCCTGTATCTCCAGAAATTTTAAATGCGCCGTTTCAGGACTGCCTCCGTCATGACCGGCCCGATCAGGATGAAATCGCGACGCCATCTTCCGATACGCCTTCTTGATCTCTTCATTGGACGCTGACGATTTAATCTCTAAAATTGTATAAGGCGTTTTCAATGCTTCCAAAGAATACTTACGCCTCACCTGGTCGTGGGCGTCGTAGGAAAGTCCGAGGTAATCCGCCAACTGGTTGATGATTTTCTGAGTTTGCGAATTCAGCCCATTCCCCACCATCGTGATTTGATAGGCGAGCGCCAGCGCCAGAGATAAGTACAAATTGTTGGACGATTTTTTATAATCCTCAACAATAGGCATTAAATCCGGCCGCGCTTTTTGCACCTGTTGCGCAATATCGCTCACAAAAGAAAGATCGTCAGAAGCGTAATCCAGATTTTTAGTAAAAAAACGACGGATTACGGAAATTTCTCGCGGGCTGAGCGGCCCCTTCTCGATACCCACGCGCGCCACCAGAGCCACAAGCGAAGCGATAAAAATCTGGCGATTCGCCAGACCCGGAAGGCTGGCCTCCAGCTTTTTCTTCATCGCCTTGGATATAAAATGCTGAACGGCGCCAACCACGATAGCCCCCAAGGGACCTCCGCGCAAAAACCCCAGGCCCGCTCCCATCATCCAGGACATAAAAATTCCTCAGCCGACATATCAAAGTTCCCGTTCATACGAATCAAAAAAATATGATACTCTCCAGTTCCTTGTCAGATCAAGACCAAACAACGCCCAACCAAAAACGCTCGCAAAAAGGACTCTCATGATAAAGCATATCGTTATGTTCAAGCTGGAAAACAAAACAAAAGAAAATATGGAGCAAGCCATCGCTTCCTTGAAAAGTCTAGAAGGAGCCATTGAAAGCCTGCGCTTCATTGAGGTTGGCGTGGATTTTAAAAGTTCTGAACGGAGTTTTGATCTGGTTCTCACCACGCATTTTGACGATAAAGAAGGACTCGAAACCTATGCCGCACACCCCAATCATCAACCCGTCATCAAAACGATACGATCGCTTTGCAAGCAATCCGTAGTTGTTGATTATGAAATCTGACCTTCCAGCATAATTACCCTGCAAAGCCAGATTTTCCGAACTATAAAAAATATCCCCCATAGCAAATTAAAGTCTTGAAATTTATGATTGTAATTGATATCCTTCGACGATTTTAATCGGGGAAGGATTTGACCGGCTTGCATAGGGTGATTTCTGGACTGGCCCCGCTCCACGAACAAACGATAATAAACGATGGTCCCAACAGTCGCTCAAACGTTTCATTACTAGCAACCGGATAGAACTGCAATAATTAGATTGCTCGTTCCAAAAGATCAGGAGGTTGTCCATGGCAAAGGCAACAAAAAAAGCGGTAAAGAAAAAGAAGGCCGTCAAAAAGAAGGCAACGACCGGGAAAACCAAAAGCGCCGCGAAGAAAAAAAACGTGAAAAAGAAATCCGTACCCAAAAGTAAAAAATCGGTCGCTAAA
This window of the Candidatus Nitrohelix vancouverensis genome carries:
- the thiL gene encoding thiamine-phosphate kinase — encoded protein: MTDLTQLGEFGFIGKVDRLLTAKSASVHKGIGDDCAVYEERGGKRYVASTDALIETVHFKLTTTTPEQLGMKCISVNVSDVAAMGAVPQSALISLGIPKTISYAFLKRFYRGINRACSAYGIQLAGGDTVSSPKHLFINITIFGEGKARRIFYRSGARPGDAILTTGFLGDSALGLKILSSPRRAWKLSKADRRYLTERHLNPRARSLEAQKLANSSLRVTSMIDISDGLIQDLKHLDAASGTGSIIDSAQLPLSPAFKRVCAANKLNLWELALSGGEDYELLFTLNPLDVKKITKLFDKTHSGAVPIGEITALPGKLLLKDLEGRPQSVKNLMGYQHF
- a CDS encoding DnaJ domain-containing protein, with the translated sequence MSWMMGAGLGFLRGGPLGAIVVGAVQHFISKAMKKKLEASLPGLANRQIFIASLVALVARVGIEKGPLSPREISVIRRFFTKNLDYASDDLSFVSDIAQQVQKARPDLMPIVEDYKKSSNNLYLSLALALAYQITMVGNGLNSQTQKIINQLADYLGLSYDAHDQVRRKYSLEALKTPYTILEIKSSASNEEIKKAYRKMASRFHPDRAGHDGGSPETAHLKFLEIQGAYQELERMREID
- a CDS encoding HlyC/CorC family transporter; its protein translation is MDDPILPRSILLFILLCCSAFFSACEAAFFSLNSLQTEDLKEKKGRSGRFVHELLEKPRDLLITIYIGNELVNIGCSVVVTSIAITLFGSIGVGIAIGVGTLLLLIFGEIFPKSLSLKSAAPYALIAAYPLKIFSVLVHPARRFFTHIAEKFIAMIGFGKLVDKDSMITDEEFKAMVQMGEGDGVLDSEESTMIHNVIEFGETTAGDIMVPKIDMVTMENENSFQNILPKIMENFFARVPVLSEDGETVIGILYTKELIRYKNLPPENFNLKNMLHPPHFVPKSKKIKELLEEFRKMKQHLAIVLDEYGSLSGLITLEDILEELVGEIDSEMRKEEEPFVKIKDNTYRMAANYSIYDFNQNFAQPLPEDGHETVGGLVFGLFGRVPRSGETVSLGCYKFHIEKMKGARIISLRLNVMEINEPENPIEDDAK
- a CDS encoding HlyC/CorC family transporter encodes the protein MDLLPSLVFIALFILFEAFFSGSEIALISVNRARLRQNAEAGDERAKTILEFLKNPERLFATTSLGTNLSVVSSTAIFTGYMVENFGKSGEWMAMLIISPLILFGGEIVPKIIFQNRADELSQSLAAPLTFFSKLFYPFIIWTCRATENVSRGVLGDDNDNEATFSRDQIRRIVSLDSQTIHLGPTERKIIHRIFNFGEIAVEQCMTPLVQMFAVSDATTMEEAHKMAIDSGCSRLPIFHQRIHNIIGVMNTFDLIDQPIDSSSISPIVRPAYYVPPSKKIDDLLKELQTRGLHMAIVVDEYGGCIGLATVEDLLEEIVGEIEDEFDKMGKQYENYSDGDYLIEASMEIESINETLGLNLPNEEDFETLGGLIIHHLEKIPSPGDQITLNGYRLTVKEASKRRVISIIVRQLNPENEDDANGKTSDND
- a CDS encoding YdiU family protein yields the protein MAELGTDFCQFKSPDPVTDPYLVNFSPEGASLLGLTPDCVNDPDFVQIFSGNQELPGSRPLAMAYSGHQFGSYNPRLGDGRGLLLTEIDAGHGSWDVYLKGCGPTRFSRGFDGRATLRSSIREYLAGEALHALGVPTTRALALIGIRDLIYRQRPELAAIVVRLSDSHIRFGSFEFFHYTNQPDKTTRLLDYTIEKQFSEFASLPDKYLLFFREVIKRTATMIALWQSVGFVHGVMNTDNMSITGATFDYGPFGFIDRFNPHFSPNSSDHNGRYAYGQQPEIGHWNLGKLGETLTHLIDPDDLESELKNYQPVYNQTLKELFGRKLGLQALDESFSDLVGRMFNLLSKSQADFTNFFRLLAEYPEGSWQDLNNYFDDKAALDEWLNLYKKLIDREGEDFADRNQAMNQVNPRFILRNHLLERAISKALQQSDFSEVERLRLLCLNPFDNAPGDWDETDIYFDDTPQSFVEWRLSCSA
- a CDS encoding Dabb family protein: MIKHIVMFKLENKTKENMEQAIASLKSLEGAIESLRFIEVGVDFKSSERSFDLVLTTHFDDKEGLETYAAHPNHQPVIKTIRSLCKQSVVVDYEI